In the Paenibacillus sp. FSL R7-0337 genome, ACCTCCCGTTTGAGAGACAGCAAAATCTCCTGGTTCTATGTGGAGCTTGAGTATTTCGGCAGAAAATTCATCTCCTCCTTCGGCAAGGTGATTGAAGCACAGATTCTGATTGCGCTGTTCAATACTTTGTTTACGGTGGTCGGGCTGTGGGTGCTTGGTTTCTTTTTCCAGCCATTCCCGTATCTGTTCGCCCTCTCCATTATGATCTTCATGCTTAGTCTGATTCCGGTCGTCGGCTTTGTCATTTCACTGATTCCGCTATGTATCATCGGCTACAACACCGGCGGACTGGCGCTGACGATCAATATTCTGGCGATGATTGCCATTCTGCATGTCATTGAAGGCTACTTCCTGAATCCGAAGCTGATGTCCTCCAAAATGAACCTGCCGATGTTCTACACCCTCGTAGTACTGTTGTTCTCCGAGCATTATATCGGGGTATGGGGGCTGATTCTCGGGATTCCGATCTTCGTCTTTTTCCTGGATATCCTGGATATTAGCCGGGACAATAAGCCTTCACTGGAATGACGCAGCCAATTCTATAATCCGTAATACGCATAGGGCGATATTCAACCTGCTCAAGGTTCGGGTATCGTCTTTTTATAGAATTTACATGTTTTGGGGTCCCCGCAAAGTACCTGAGTCATCATCAAAGCTAAAGCCCCACTTTGTGGGGTTACCTTAGGGGGAAATAACAAGATGATCAGATATCCAGTATTAGAAGCAGGAGCCGTTATTGGTGTAACTGCACCCTCATCTGGAGTGGGGGAGGCGCTTCGTGAACTGCTTGAGCTGGCTGTAGAACGGCTGCGAAAAAGTGGGTACGG is a window encoding:
- a CDS encoding AI-2E family transporter, with the translated sequence MEVFKRYVANLTVRRFLILGLIGLLLYSIRDMLNLVLLTFLIAYVMNSFQVLLSKRIGKFVKVNSKVIIIILYVALISMIVMALVKYMPKVFSQIKQLTTFLGTLTSDDIPQNEIMQYLFRKVKELNYQSYLNQGIEYVFKISNWGTTFVLSTILSLVFILEKNRIVNFTSRLRDSKISWFYVELEYFGRKFISSFGKVIEAQILIALFNTLFTVVGLWVLGFFFQPFPYLFALSIMIFMLSLIPVVGFVISLIPLCIIGYNTGGLALTINILAMIAILHVIEGYFLNPKLMSSKMNLPMFYTLVVLLFSEHYIGVWGLILGIPIFVFFLDILDISRDNKPSLE